A window of Nitrososphaerales archaeon genomic DNA:
CAGCAGGACGACGTCGCTCTCCCTCGCGAGCGAGGACCCCGCCGCGTTGACTATCGAGAGTATCGTAGCGCCCTTCTTCTTTGCCTCCTTGACAGCTTCCATCACGTCCGCTGTCTCCCCACTCTGGGAGAGGACAATCACTGCTGAGCCTCTGCCCACGAAGTCCGAGTGCTCCTTGAATTCCCCTGCGAGGATCGCGTCGCACCTAATGTTCGCCTCCTTGTTCAGCCTGAACTTCATCAGCAGCCCCGCGTGGTAGCTCGACCCGGCCGCAGTGATGGAGAGGGACTTCGCCCTCCTGATCGAAGCAGCGAAATCCGAGAGCTTCCTCTCGTCCTGCATCGCAGCGCTTACGACCGTCCTCGGTTGCTCGTTAATCTCCTTCAGAGTGTAGTGGGCGTAGTCCATCTTTGAGATGTCCGACAACTCCCAAGCGACCTGGGTCGGCTTCCTCCTTACCTCCTTCCCACTCGGCCCAAAGATCCTCACCCTATCCTTCCTAATCTCTGTCACCTCCAGATTGTCCAGGAAGATGGTCCTGTCCGTGTACTCTATGAACGCCAAGACGTCGCTCGCTATGAAGTTCTTCCCGTCGGCCAGCCCTATGATGAGCGGCGCGTCCTTCCTTGCGCCGACAATCACGTCCGGCCTCCCTTGGAACATCACGGCCATCGCGTACTGCCCCTTCAGCATCTTCGCCGCTGCCATCGTCGCCTTCACGGGGTCCTTCGTCCTTGCGTACTCCTTCTCGACTAGGTGCGCTATGACCTCCGTGTCCGTCTCGCTCTTGAAGACGTGCCCCTTGGCGATTAGTTGCTTCTTCAGAGGAAGATAATTCTCGATTATGCCGTTGTGGATGACAGCGACCCGCTCTTTGCACGAGGTCTGGGGATGGGCGTTCGCGTCAGTCACGCTTCCGTGAGTCGCCCAACGAGTGTGAGCCATTCCGGTGCTGCCCCGGAGCGCAGAGAGACTGTGCTTCCGCTCTATCTCGTCCACCCTCCCCGCCCCCTTCCTCACGTTCAACCCTGTCTCAGAGATCGTGGCCATGCCGGCGGAGTCGTACCCCCTGTACTCGACCCTGCGCAACCCTTCAAGGAGCATCCCGGCGACGGGCTCGCCGCTGACGCAGCCTATTATCCCACACATAGCACGGTCACCTAGCGGGGCGGTATTAAGGGCCGCAAAACCGTTTCCCCGACAATGCAAGACGTACATTGCATGCTCTCTCCTCGATGGCTTCCTACTCCCCGCCTACCATGCAAAACATCTTATTAGTGGTCGCAGCGGACTGATGCCATGGCAAAGGAGCGGCTCCTCTTCGACCCGAAGTCCGCCGACCGCTTGGCGAAGAGGGTCCTCGCCTCAGACGACCCCGACGATTTCCGTCCCGCCTTCGGGAGAGTAGGGCGGAAGATACTGCGCGTTCTAGCTGCAGGTCCGAGGTATCCCGCTGACATAGCGCGAAGCCTCGGCACGCACCACCAGACCGTCTACTACAGCATCAAAAGGCTGGAGAAGGCTGGACTAATCACGAGGGTGAAGAGTGAGGTCATCCGGGGCGGTGAGGCGAATCTGTTCGCCCTCTCCTCCGACGGCTACGCAGTCGAATTCGCGGTCAGGGGAGAGAAGCTCCCCACCCTCCCCTCCTCTTCTCGCTCCAAGGCTTTCGGCCGTTTCTTCAGGGAGTTCGTGAAAGACGGCGTGCTGGACGGTTGGGTAGTCGTCGGCTCCCCGACACCGCACGGCGCTGGCGGAACGCAGGCCAGGGACGGCCACTACGCGGTCCAGCTAGGGTTCGCCCTCGGCCAGTTCGTCTCGCTCCCCGACCGCTTCCCAGTGAAACTTGACGTGGACGTGAAGTCGGAGAAGCTCGAGGGTTCCAACCTCATCGTCGTCGGTGGCCCCAGGACGAACATCATCTCCGAGGAGTTGAACCCGCACATGCCGGTCAGGTTCAAGCAGGGAGGCTTCTGGGGCTCTGTGGAGGACGGGCAGGGGAGGAGCTACACGTCTGAGCTCGACTGCGTCGTGGTCAAGATGAGGAACCCATGGAATCCTGAGAGGACGTGCGTCGTCGCTGCAGGACTGACGGGCGCTGGCACCAAGGCCGCAATAGTGGGTGTCTGCAACTTCGCAGACACGCTTTTCCAGAAGTACAGGTCTGGAGACTACGCATGCGTGCTGCGGGGAGTCGACAGGGACGGTGACGGGAAGGTTGACTCTATCGAGCTTCTCAAGCAGGCGTAGGGCTTAGGCCCTCCTTCCCCTTCTTCCACCCTTCTTCCTCGTAGTGTCGTGCGGGATGGGCGTGGCGTCCTCTATCCTTCCTATCTTGAACCCTGCCCTCGCTATCGCCCTGATGGCAGCCTGCGCACCCGGCCCCGGCGTCCTGGGTCCTGTGCCGCCCACGGCCCTCACCTTGATGTGAACGGCAGTGATCCCCTTGCTCTTCGCGACGTCCGCGGCAGCCGATGCGCTCCTCATGGCTGCGTAAGGCGACGACTCGAACCTGTCTGCCTTCACGTGTCTCCCGCCGGAGGAGAAAGATATCGTCTCTGCGCCCGTGAGGTCAGTCATGTGCACTATCGTGTTGTTGTAGCTTGAGTAGATGTGTACGACGGCCCACTTGTCTTTGAGAACCTCTTCTTCAGTTGCCACTTGGAATCACTCCGGAGCGGCCGCCTCGACCTCTTGCGGCTTTTCTTCCTTCTGTCCCTCCGCTTCAGCTAATGCGGTGGGCTCTTCCATCGGCGCTGGCTGGGCCGGTGGAACCTGCGCCTTGACGCCCGTGAGCTTGACCGTTCCCTCCTCGTCCCTGCTGACTCCGTATCCCGGGATGGTTATCGTCCGACCTCCGACCATCACGTGGCCGTGGACTATCAGCTGCCTGGCGTGGGGCGCCGAAAGCGCCATCCCCTTCTTGAAGACCATCGTCTGCAGTCTCCTCGCGAGCACGTCCTCGACCGTGAGATTGAGGATGTCGTCCAGCGCTGCATTCTCCTCCACCAGGCCTCGCCTGTAGAGACTTGCGAGAAGTTTCCTCTCTTCCCTTAATCTCACCTGCTCGGTCGCAGCGAGAAGTGTCCTTGCCTGCTTCCTCACCGAGCTGAGGTGCGTCTCCGCCTTCCAAAGCTCCCTCTTGTTCCTAAGTCCGAAGGTGCCGAGGAGGTAGAGTTCTTGCGCGAGCTGGTCTGCGCGCCACGGGCTCCTGGGCCTGCTGTAGGTTTTCCGTGCTTTCTTGGGGTCTCCCAACTATTTCTTCTCTTCCTTGCCCGCTGCTGCTGCCGCCGCCTTGGCCGCTTCCTGCAGAGCAGCCTTTCTGACTCCCACAGTCCTGCCCTTCCTACCCGTCGTCCTTGTCCTCTGCCCCCTCACCTTCAGACCCAGGGTGTGCCTTATCCCTCTCCAGCTCTGGACATTCTTCTCCTTATCCATGTCACCCTTGATGACGAAGTCCAAGTCTGACCCGAGGAACTGCTTAGTCTCGCCTGTCTCCGGGTCGTTCCTTCTGTTGTAGTACCACTGCGGCAGGGCAGAAGTAGCCGCGTTCTGCAGCGCCCGCTCCACCTCGTGGACCTGCGCCTCCGTCAAAGTCCCTACCCTCACCCTCGGGTCGATGCCTAGCTTCTTGACTACAGAGGCCGCGAAGTTGTCGCCGACACCCTTGACGTCGGAGAGAGCAACGACCAGCTTCTTGCTCCCGTCTAGGTCCTTGCCTGATATCCTGACGAGGTGCCTGAATTCCTGGGGCGTCGACATTGGCCAGACGTGCCCGCATGTTTTGGGTTATAAGGTTTGAAGGCGTTGCTAGTGGCGGACAGAAAGAATCGGCCGACGGGCTATTTCTGCGGCCAAAGCTTTTTAACCACAAATCCTCGCGGAGCCGAGAAACGTGTCCGTCCGATGGCATATGAGATAGCTCCAGCCGGTGTTGCGATTGGTTAAGGTCAAGGTCCTAGAGGAGAAAGGGAACTCCGTCGTGCTTCAGCTCGAAGGCGTGGACAGGAGCTACGCCAACGCCGTCAGGCGTTTCTGCATCTCAGAGGTCCCATCCATGGCAATCGACGACGTGGTAATCCTGGAGAACTCGTCCGTCCTCTACGACGAAATCCTGGCCCACAGGCTTGGGATGGTACCGATCAAGACGGACCTGGAGAGGTACGTGCTGCCCGAGAAGTGTGATTGCGGGAGCCCGCTCGGCTGCAACAAGTGCCGCGTACTCTTCGTCCTCGAAGCAACGGGGAAGGAGAAGGTCTCCACCGTCTACTCGGGCGACCTGGTCTCCGAGGACAGGGAGATTCGGCCTGTGAGCGAGAGCATTCCCCTGGTCAAGCTGGCCCAGGGTCAGACAGTGAAGCTCGAGGCCTACGCCCGGCTGGGAAGGGGTAAGGAGCACGCGAAGTGGCAGCCCTGCACAGTCGCGGTCCTCACCGACGGGAAGACGGAAGGGACGTTCAACCTCATGGTGGAGTCGGCAGGCGGGTTGCCGGCGAGGCAGATAGTGTTGAAGGCGATTCAGATTCTCGAGGAGAAGCTCAAGGAGATCCAGGTCTCGGTAGGGGGCAAGGCGGAATGACCTCGACGAACCCTCTTCTGAGGCGTACAGCAGTGATGCTCGAACGCGCGGGTAAGGAGCACAAGGCGGCAATTTGGGAGAAGGCGTCGCAGGCACTCAGAAGGCCCACCTCTGGCAAGGTCGAGGTGAACTTGGGGAGGATTTCAATGCTCGCGGAGAGCGGAGAGGCGCTCTTCGTACCGGGCAAAGTCCTTGGCTCTGGCCTGATCGACAAGAAGCTCTTCATCGGCGCCTTTGCATTCTCCGCTTCCGCAAGGAAGAAGATTGTTGCGAAGGGGGGCTCGGCGATGACAGTGGAACAGTTCCTGAAGAAGTATCCAAAGGGGGGAGGAGTGACAATTGTCGAGTGAGGGGACGGTCTACGTGGACGCGACGAATCAAATCGCGGGGAGGCTCGCGTCTAAGGTGGCCAAGCTCATTATCTCCGGCAGGAGGGTGGTCGTGTTCAACGCGGAGAAGTCACTTCTGTCAGGTTCCAGGCAGTCCGTTCTGACGGAATGGCAGAAGAAGCTGGAGATCAGCAGCAGGGTCAACCCGATCTACGGCCCGATTCATCCGCGAAGGCCCGACAACATCCTCCGCAGGATGGTCAGAGGGATGGTGCCGAGGAAAAAGCCAAAGGGCGCAGAGGCGATGAAGAGGCTCAGGGTCTACATCGGCGTCCCGTCGGGAGTGGAGGCTCAGAAGATGACCGAGTTCGGCGACACCGCTGCCACAAGACCCATCCCGGTCTACGTGACGCTGTCGGAGCTTTCGAAGAACCTAGGGTGGAGCGGGTAGGAGTGCCAAGTCCTACAGCGAAGCAGCAGGCCAAGAAGGCACCAAAGCTCTACTCGGGCGCCAGGAAGACCGCGAGGGCGACTGCAGCCATCTTCGCGGGAGCGGGGAGGATCAGGATTAACGGCAGGCCGGTCGAACTCTGGGAGCCGGAAGTTGCACGGCTTCACCTTCTGGGGCCGGTGTCGATAGCGGGCGAGCTCAGGGACAAGTACGACCTAGACGTCAGCGTCGCAGGGGGCGGTTTCATGGGTCAGGCTGACGCTGCAGCCATGGCGATAGCCAGAGCCTACGTCGACCAGGTGAGGGGGAGCGAGCTGAGGGAGAGACTCAATGCATTCAATAAATACCTGCTATCGGGGGACCCGAGACAAGCTGAACCCAAGAAGTTTGGAGGCCCTGGCGCGAGGAGAAAGCGCCAGAAGAGTTATCGCTGACGTTGGTGCTTAAGGTTGATTTCTACCCTGGCCTTTTGGGATTCAGAAGTGAGAAGGTTTCCTGCTTCGAGGGACCTTGTCGTGGAAGCTCTCGCCAGAAGCGGGAGTTTTGGAATGGCAAGCAACAGAGTCGGTGTCTCGAAGTCCGCTCTCCTCGAATTGATGCAGCAATACCGAATCGAGGCTCCGAAGTCGTGGGGGAGTCCATCTGCTTCCGAGTCAAGACATCGACGGCCAGTTCCCTTTGTCGTGATTGGCACTGAGCAGGATCGAGTGTTCGTTGGAACTCTGATTGGGACAGAGGGTGCCACGACATGCAGATACGAGCCGAAACAACGAAAGACAGCCCTCCTGGTCGTGGTCGAGATGACCGACCGAGATTACATCGCCAGGTTCGCAGAAATCGTCGGGTTGAGTCAACCGATGTCGGCGGGGCGGCTGACGCTTCCCGGACACAAGCCCAAGTTCAGGAGGACGTTGATGGGGCTACGAGCGCTCCGCGTACTCCGCGAGGTCCTTCCCTTCATGTATGGTGTCAAGAAGAGGGAAGCTCAGAGAGCAATCGATTTCTTCTCTCCGACAGGCTACAGGGAAGGGCGCATTGCACCTGATGAGATTTGGGGCGCGATTCGCGATTCGCGTGATGCGAAGTCAGAAAGGTATATCCACGGTCCTATTCAGGCTGATTCGTCATGATGATTCCAATCAGGTGCTTCACGTGCGGGAGCCTCGTCGGAGACAAGTTCGTCTCTTTCCAGTCTAGGGTGAAGGAGGGCGAGGACCCGGCGAAGGTCCTCGACAACCTGGGAGTCAAGCGCTACTGCTGCCGGAGGATGCTCATCTCGTCCGTGGACGTCATCGACCAGGTCTTGCCCTTCTACAGTAGGAAGGCAGACAGCTTCTAGCCCCGGAGCTCAGATGACCATGTCGCAGTTCGAGGACGACGAAGCCGGCTCCGCCGACAAGATGCTGTACCCGCAGCTCTCAGAGAAGGCGCTCCTCGCAACAGGCATCAGAATCGGCACTCCTGTCAGGACGAAGACCATGGAGCAGTTCACGACCCAGCCAAGGCCGGATGGGCTGCACATGATCGACTACGTCAAGGCGTTGGCCCGGATCGACGTGGCTGGCAAGTTCATCGCCTTTGTAGGCGCGCAGAACACTGTGGTCTACACGAGCAGGGAGCACGGCACGACCGCAGTCGAGAAGTTCTGCGAACTGACAGGCGCATTGCCACTGATAGGGAGGTTCATGCCAGGAACGTTCACCAACCCGCTCTTCCCCGGCCACCTCGACGCCGAGCTGGTGCTCGTGGCCGACCCCATGTCAGACACGCAGGCGTTGGTGGAGGCGGGGAGCCAAGGCTTGCCGGTGATCGCAGTATGCGACACGGACAACGTGACCGACGACATTGACCTGGTCATACCAGGGAACAACAGGGGGAGAAAGGCAATCGCAGCCATCTTCTGGCTCCTAGCCAGGACGACGCTCACTCATGCCGGGCTGCTCGCCGCGGACCAGCCGATGAAGTACTCCATCGAGGACTTCGAGACGAAGATGGAGGAAGAGCCGAAGGCAGAAGAGGCGGAATAAGCGTAAATCGAACCGAGTCTGTCTTCAGGTCGAATGCAAGTCAGAAAGCCGGCCGTGGCGGGCTCGTTCTACCCGGCCGAGAGGGGCGAGCTCGAGAAGATGGTCAGAGATTCGTACGTCCATCCGCTCGGCCCTGGGAGGCTCCCGCCCTCGCCCAACAGCATCAGCGGTGTCGTTGCCTGCGTCGTCCCGCACGCTGGCTACGTCTATTCGGGCCCTGTGGCAGCGCACAGCTACCTGCACGTGTCCTCCCTCCGCAAGCCTGAGCTGATAGTCATCGTGGCGCCCAACCACTACGGTATCGGGAGCGGAGTCTCGGCCTACAAGAGCGGTGAATGGGAGACGCCGCTGGGAAGGATGAGGGTGGACGAGGCAGCGGCCGAGGCGATTGCGAAGTCGACTGGCATCGTCGATTTCGACCCTGCGTCTCATCTGATGGAGCACTCCCTCGAGGTGCAGCTCCCCTTTCTTCAGATGATCTACGGGGACGCGGTCCCCTTCCTACCCATCTCCATCTCGTTTCAGGACCTGGGCACCACGCGGACGCTCGCGGCAGGCGTCGCGGACATGGCCAGGGGAAGGAGGGTTGTCCTCATCGCGTCCTCTGACCTGACCCACTACGAACCGGAGCAGGTTGCGAGGGAGAAGGACATGGCGCTGATCAAGGAGATCGAGCGGATGGACGAGGATGCGTTCTACTCCACACTCCAGAGGCTCGAGATAACCGCGTGCGGCTTTGGTGCAATCTCGACGGTGATGCAGGCCGCCAAGTTGCTCGGATTCAAGAAGGGAGAGCTGTTGAAGTACGCGAGCAGCGCTGATACCACAGGGGATAAAAAGCAAGTCGTAGGCTATGGGTCACTAAGATTCGTGTAGATCTTGAAGGCATCAGCCGAAGCACCCTGCAAAGCAATCATCACCGGGGAACACTTCGTCGTCCACGGCGCCTGGGCCCTCGCTGCGGCACTAAACAGGAAGGTCCGAGTCGACGTGAGCGAGTCAGCCAGGTTCAACGTGCGGTCTGAAGGGTTCAGGGTAAGGAGGAACGCTGTCCTTCCCCTGGCCGCAGTCGTCGAGGCCATGGCCCGTGAGTTCTCGTTCAAGCCCAGCCTAGACATCCACGTCAGCTCCGGAGTCCCGGACGGCGCTGGGCTCGGTTCGTCGGCATCCACGATGGTCGCGCTGGCCGCAGCACTGTCCAAGATGCGGTCCCTCAGGCTAGGGGTCGAAGAGTTGGTCGACTTCGCCATGCTCGGGGAGAAGGTGGTCCACGGCCGGCCTTCCGGTGTGGATGTCAACATCTGCGCCCGAGGCGGCGTCATCCTCTTCAAGATGGGGGAGAGACCGAGACGAGTCTCACTGAAGCGTCCAACGAGTTTCATCGTCGTCTTCTCGGGCAAGAAGAGGAGCACGCGTGCGCTGATCAGCAGAGTATCAAGCATGAAGGAGAGGTACGCTGGCCTGTTCATGGGCCTGACTGAGGCAGCGAGCGAGATCAGCAAGCTTGCGGCTGCCAAGCTGGCCGAGGGGGACATGGAGGGTCTCGGGAGCCTCCTGACCTTCAACCACGCAGTCCTCTCAGCCGTCGGGGCGTCCAACAGCTACCTCGACGGGCTCGTGGACACCCTACTCACCATGGGCTGCAGAGGGGCGAAGCTGACCGGAGCCGGGGGAGGGGGGAGCGTCATCGCAGTGCCGCCGAGGGGAAAGGAAAAAAGGACTGTATCGGAGCTCAGGGCGCGGGGTTTTGAGGCATTTGAAGCGAGGATGCCAGTCGAGGGTGTGCGCAGCTGGCTAGGACGATAGTCGCCAAGCTCGGAGGGTCCGTAATCACCGACAAGTCCAAGCCCTTCTCCTACAGGTCTGACGTCGCATCAGCTCTCGCCGAGGAGATAGCCTCCTCTGACGAGAAGGTGGTTGTGGTCCACGGCGGCGGTTCCTTCGGCCACACCGTCGCGAAGCAGTACGGCCTGACGTCCTCCTCGGCCACAGGCAGCTCTGTCGGCGTCCCGCAGACAAGGAACGCGATGTATGAGCTGAACCACCTGGTCTGCAAGACGATGATGGAGTTCAAGGTCAGTCCATATCCATTCGCTCCGTTCGACATGCTCACGCGGGCGACGAAGAGCGCCACAGCCAACTGGCTGAAGGGTCTGCTGAAGGCCGGACTGACACCGGTCACCTTCGGAGACGTCTCGCTCCTCCCCGGCGGCTTCAAGGTTTTCTCAGGCGACGCAATAGTCCAGGAGCTCGCCCGGATACTGAAGCCCGACTGGTGCGTTTTCGCGCTCGACGTCGACGGAGTCTACGAAGAGAATACGAAGGTGATAATCCCAGAGCTTACCCCAGCCAAGATCAGGAGGATGAAGGTCGGGAGGGGTGAGGACGCCACGGGCGGGATGAGGGCGAAGCTCGAGGTCGCAGCAAAGGTCGCGGCAGGGGGAACACCTGTCTCCTTCGTATCGGGTTACAGAAGGAACGAGTTCTCCAAAGCCTTAAGGGGTCTTGACTTCTACGGCACAGTCGTAAAACCCTGATTCCCCAGGGCCAAGGTTGGCGCAGCAATTGATTGACCTTCAGAAGGAAATGGCAAGGGTGAAGTCGAGAGTGGACGGGGTTATCTTGAAAGAGCTCCTCCCAAGGTCGAACCCGATACCCGAGGTGGACCTGCTCTACAAGATGATGCGCGACTACCCGGCGAGGACCGCCAAGGGCCTGAGACCTTTCCTATGCGTCGTCGCCTGCAAGGCGACGGGCGGCACAGAGGAGGACTCGCTCCTCACCGCCGCCTCCCTGGAGATGTTCCAGCACTGGATACTGATACACGACGACATCGAGGACGAGTCGGAGCTCCGCAGGGGGGAACCCACGCTCCACATGAAGTACTCAAAATCGCTTGCACTCAACGCGGGCGACGCACTCCACGCGAGGATGTGGGGCGCCCTCGCCCTGAACGAGAAGAGGCTGGGCCAGGAACGCACGCTGCGTGTGATGGACGAGTTCTCCAGAATGGTCAACGCGACGACCGAGGGCCAGCACATGGAGCTCGTCTGGGTGCACGAGAAGAAGTGGGACCTAGACGAGTCGGACTACTACGAGATGTGCACCCGGAAGACCTCGTGGTACACGACCGCGAGCCCCTGCAGGTTAGGAGCGATTGTAGCCGGCGCGAAAGCCCCAGTCCTTGAGAAGCTCCTCAGGTTCGGCCTCAAGCTCGGCGTCGGGTTCCAGATACAGGACGACGTGCTCAACCTCGTCGGCGACCAGTCCAAGTACGGCAAGGCGAGGTCGGACGACATCCTCGAGGGCAAGAGGACCGTAATGCTCCTGAAGCTGCTCGAACTCGCCACTAGCGCCGAGAGGGCAAAGGTCGTGGCAATAATGAACAAGCCCAGGGAGAGGAAGAGCTCAAGGGATGTAGAATACGTCGTGTCCATGATGAGGAAGTATGACACGATTGGGTACGCCAGCGGGAGGGCGAAGGCGCTGATGAACGAGGCTCTCCTGATAGCCGACACCGTGGCTTGGGAGGGGGACAAGTCGGCTGTGCAGCTGCTGAAGGCTGTCGCGAGGTTCACAGTAGAGCGACAATGGTGAACGAGAAGTCCGCGGTACTCTCACAGGCAGCGCTCGACGCTCTCGAGAGGAACGCCCTTGTCAACGCCTCGCGCCACGGCGGGAAGGCGGAGGTGGGTGCAATCGTGAGCGGGGTGCTGGGTGAGTTCCCCGAACTCAGGTCGAGGGCCGGGGACGTCGCGTCGGTGGCCCGCAGCGTGGTCGGGAAGGTCAACGCGATGGGGGAGACCGAGCAGCTGGAGCTACTCACGAAGAAGTATCCAGAGCATGTCCAGCAGAAGAAGAAGGAGGGGCGGGTTGGACTCCCACCGCTCCCCAACGCAGAGAAGGGTAAGGTGGCCTTCCGACTCCCCCCGGAGCCCTCAGGCTTCATGACCATCGGCCACGCGATGGCGTTCACGATCAACCACCTCTACTCCGAGATGTACGACGGAGAACTCTGGCTGAGGTTCGAGGACACGAACCCGAAGAAGGCTGCCAAGAGATACTACGAGAGCTTCAGGGAGGGAATCGCATGGCTCGGCATCAAGGTCGACCACGAGAAGAACGTCTCCGAGGACAACGAGATGATTTGCGACCACGGGACTCGGCTGATACGGGAAGGGAAGGCCTACACCTGCTCCTGCGACCAGCCGAAGGTCAAGAAGCTTAGGTTCGAGGGGACAGTTTGCGAGCATAGGGGCAGAGGTCCGGACGAGAACATGCGCGTGTGGGAGGAAATGCTCGGCAGGAAGCACGGGGAGGGTTCGTGGGTCGTCAGGCTGAAGGGCGACATGGGGAACCCTGACTACTCGCTCAGAGACCCTAACATCTTCAGGATAATCGAGCACAACCACCCCGTCACGGGTTCGAAGTACGCCGTGTGGCCGACCTACGACCTTGCCAATACGATAGAGGACGAG
This region includes:
- the glmS gene encoding glutamine--fructose-6-phosphate transaminase (isomerizing); its protein translation is MCGIIGCVSGEPVAGMLLEGLRRVEYRGYDSAGMATISETGLNVRKGAGRVDEIERKHSLSALRGSTGMAHTRWATHGSVTDANAHPQTSCKERVAVIHNGIIENYLPLKKQLIAKGHVFKSETDTEVIAHLVEKEYARTKDPVKATMAAAKMLKGQYAMAVMFQGRPDVIVGARKDAPLIIGLADGKNFIASDVLAFIEYTDRTIFLDNLEVTEIRKDRVRIFGPSGKEVRRKPTQVAWELSDISKMDYAHYTLKEINEQPRTVVSAAMQDERKLSDFAASIRRAKSLSITAAGSSYHAGLLMKFRLNKEANIRCDAILAGEFKEHSDFVGRGSAVIVLSQSGETADVMEAVKEAKKKGATILSIVNAAGSSLARESDVVLLLNCGPEVGVAATKSFTAQVVVANLVVDAVLGRKRENGLDELSRAVEAALKTDDKIVGLAAMYKSKPDFYFVARGFHYPVALEGALKLKELSYIHAEGMPASELKHGTIALIEKGTPVVVVNPSGDTHDDALSNAEELKARGADVIGVSDAKDSVYMHFVEVPKVQPKYMPIVEAIPLQLLAYHTAVAKRNDPDYPRNLAKSVTVK
- a CDS encoding helix-turn-helix domain-containing protein; translated protein: MAKERLLFDPKSADRLAKRVLASDDPDDFRPAFGRVGRKILRVLAAGPRYPADIARSLGTHHQTVYYSIKRLEKAGLITRVKSEVIRGGEANLFALSSDGYAVEFAVRGEKLPTLPSSSRSKAFGRFFREFVKDGVLDGWVVVGSPTPHGAGGTQARDGHYAVQLGFALGQFVSLPDRFPVKLDVDVKSEKLEGSNLIVVGGPRTNIISEELNPHMPVRFKQGGFWGSVEDGQGRSYTSELDCVVVKMRNPWNPERTCVVAAGLTGAGTKAAIVGVCNFADTLFQKYRSGDYACVLRGVDRDGDGKVDSIELLKQA
- a CDS encoding 30S ribosomal protein S11, giving the protein MATEEEVLKDKWAVVHIYSSYNNTIVHMTDLTGAETISFSSGGRHVKADRFESSPYAAMRSASAAADVAKSKGITAVHIKVRAVGGTGPRTPGPGAQAAIRAIARAGFKIGRIEDATPIPHDTTRKKGGRRGRRA
- a CDS encoding 30S ribosomal protein S4; this translates as MGDPKKARKTYSRPRSPWRADQLAQELYLLGTFGLRNKRELWKAETHLSSVRKQARTLLAATEQVRLREERKLLASLYRRGLVEENAALDDILNLTVEDVLARRLQTMVFKKGMALSAPHARQLIVHGHVMVGGRTITIPGYGVSRDEEGTVKLTGVKAQVPPAQPAPMEEPTALAEAEGQKEEKPQEVEAAAPE
- a CDS encoding 30S ribosomal protein S13; its protein translation is MSTPQEFRHLVRISGKDLDGSKKLVVALSDVKGVGDNFAASVVKKLGIDPRVRVGTLTEAQVHEVERALQNAATSALPQWYYNRRNDPETGETKQFLGSDLDFVIKGDMDKEKNVQSWRGIRHTLGLKVRGQRTRTTGRKGRTVGVRKAALQEAAKAAAAAAGKEEKK
- a CDS encoding DNA-directed RNA polymerase subunit D, with the protein product MVKVKVLEEKGNSVVLQLEGVDRSYANAVRRFCISEVPSMAIDDVVILENSSVLYDEILAHRLGMVPIKTDLERYVLPEKCDCGSPLGCNKCRVLFVLEATGKEKVSTVYSGDLVSEDREIRPVSESIPLVKLAQGQTVKLEAYARLGRGKEHAKWQPCTVAVLTDGKTEGTFNLMVESAGGLPARQIVLKAIQILEEKLKEIQVSVGGKAE
- a CDS encoding 50S ribosomal protein L18e; the protein is MLERAGKEHKAAIWEKASQALRRPTSGKVEVNLGRISMLAESGEALFVPGKVLGSGLIDKKLFIGAFAFSASARKKIVAKGGSAMTVEQFLKKYPKGGGVTIVE
- a CDS encoding 50S ribosomal protein L13, yielding MSSEGTVYVDATNQIAGRLASKVAKLIISGRRVVVFNAEKSLLSGSRQSVLTEWQKKLEISSRVNPIYGPIHPRRPDNILRRMVRGMVPRKKPKGAEAMKRLRVYIGVPSGVEAQKMTEFGDTAATRPIPVYVTLSELSKNLGWSG
- a CDS encoding 30S ribosomal protein S9; amino-acid sequence: MPSPTAKQQAKKAPKLYSGARKTARATAAIFAGAGRIRINGRPVELWEPEVARLHLLGPVSIAGELRDKYDLDVSVAGGGFMGQADAAAMAIARAYVDQVRGSELRERLNAFNKYLLSGDPRQAEPKKFGGPGARRKRQKSYR
- a CDS encoding DNA-directed RNA polymerase subunit N gives rise to the protein MMIPIRCFTCGSLVGDKFVSFQSRVKEGEDPAKVLDNLGVKRYCCRRMLISSVDVIDQVLPFYSRKADSF
- a CDS encoding 30S ribosomal protein S2, which translates into the protein MSQFEDDEAGSADKMLYPQLSEKALLATGIRIGTPVRTKTMEQFTTQPRPDGLHMIDYVKALARIDVAGKFIAFVGAQNTVVYTSREHGTTAVEKFCELTGALPLIGRFMPGTFTNPLFPGHLDAELVLVADPMSDTQALVEAGSQGLPVIAVCDTDNVTDDIDLVIPGNNRGRKAIAAIFWLLARTTLTHAGLLAADQPMKYSIEDFETKMEEEPKAEEAE
- the amrB gene encoding AmmeMemoRadiSam system protein B; this encodes MQVRKPAVAGSFYPAERGELEKMVRDSYVHPLGPGRLPPSPNSISGVVACVVPHAGYVYSGPVAAHSYLHVSSLRKPELIVIVAPNHYGIGSGVSAYKSGEWETPLGRMRVDEAAAEAIAKSTGIVDFDPASHLMEHSLEVQLPFLQMIYGDAVPFLPISISFQDLGTTRTLAAGVADMARGRRVVLIASSDLTHYEPEQVAREKDMALIKEIERMDEDAFYSTLQRLEITACGFGAISTVMQAAKLLGFKKGELLKYASSADTTGDKKQVVGYGSLRFV
- the mvk gene encoding mevalonate kinase, with product MKASAEAPCKAIITGEHFVVHGAWALAAALNRKVRVDVSESARFNVRSEGFRVRRNAVLPLAAVVEAMAREFSFKPSLDIHVSSGVPDGAGLGSSASTMVALAAALSKMRSLRLGVEELVDFAMLGEKVVHGRPSGVDVNICARGGVILFKMGERPRRVSLKRPTSFIVVFSGKKRSTRALISRVSSMKERYAGLFMGLTEAASEISKLAAAKLAEGDMEGLGSLLTFNHAVLSAVGASNSYLDGLVDTLLTMGCRGAKLTGAGGGGSVIAVPPRGKEKRTVSELRARGFEAFEARMPVEGVRSWLGR
- a CDS encoding isopentenyl phosphate kinase family protein; translated protein: MTDKSKPFSYRSDVASALAEEIASSDEKVVVVHGGGSFGHTVAKQYGLTSSSATGSSVGVPQTRNAMYELNHLVCKTMMEFKVSPYPFAPFDMLTRATKSATANWLKGLLKAGLTPVTFGDVSLLPGGFKVFSGDAIVQELARILKPDWCVFALDVDGVYEENTKVIIPELTPAKIRRMKVGRGEDATGGMRAKLEVAAKVAAGGTPVSFVSGYRRNEFSKALRGLDFYGTVVKP